From the genome of Impatiens glandulifera chromosome 9, dImpGla2.1, whole genome shotgun sequence, one region includes:
- the LOC124915939 gene encoding beta-glucosidase 44-like, with product MVKVLKLSILCIFIQFVLHTTCARQLSMPYTLQSEMFNTSGLSRKSFPKGFIFGTATSAYQVEGMTDKAGRGPCIWDTFIKVHGIASGANASITVDQYHRYKEDMDLLKDLNFDAYRFSISWSRIFPNGSKTINQEGVDYYHRLIDYMLQKGITPYANLYHYDLPQGLQDKYLGWLDRQVVKDYADYADFCFKTYGDKVKNWMTFNEPRVVSALGYDDGTHAPGRCSKPYGNCTEGDSATEPYIVAHNLLLSHAAAVKIYREKYQDKQKGRIGILLDFVWYESLTRGKADNYAAQRARDFHVGWFIHPITYGEYPKTMQEIVGDRLPKFTKEDIQMVKGSIDYIGINQYTTYYIYHDPSQDHPKVKAYSMDWHASFAYAKNGDPIGPKEHSDWLYNVPWGLYKAISYIKEHYGNPTMILAENGMDDPGSVDIAHGLNDTSRIEYYNAYIGQLKKVIDDGANVEGYFAWSLLDNFEWALGYTSRFGITYVDFDTLARYPKMSANWFKQLCNHTI from the exons atggtaaaagttttgaaattatCTATACTAtgtatctttatccaatttgTATTGCACACGACATGTGCACGACAATTGAGCATGCCCTACACTCTCCAATCTGAAATGTTTAATACAAGCGGTCTCAGTCGTAAAAGTTTTCCGAAAGGATTCATTTTTGGAACCGCCACATCTGCCTACCAAGTAGAGGGTATGACCGATAAAGCAGGGCGTGGACCTTGTATATGGGATACTTTTATCAAAGTTCATG GAATTGCATCAGGAGCTAATGCATCTATTACAGTTGATCAATATCACCgatataaa GAGGATATGGATTTGCTAAAAGATCTCAATTTTGATGCATATCGTTTTTCAATTTCGTGGTCAAGAATCTTCCCAa ATGGAAGTAAAACTATTAATCAAGAGGGAGTTGACTATTATCATAGGTTAATTGATTACATGCTTCAAAAAG GAATTACTCCATATGCAAATTTATACCATTATGATCTTCCTCAAGGATTACAAGATAAATACCTAGGATGGTTGGATCGTCAAGTTGT GAAGGATTATGCGGATTATGCAGATTTTTGTTTCAAAACCTACGGTGATAAAGTTAAAAATTGGATGACTTTCAACGAACCGAGGGTTGTTTCAGCACTTGGATATGACGATGGAACACATGCACCTGGAAGATGCTCTAAACCTTATGGAAATTGTACTGAAGGAGATTCTGCAACCGAACCTTACATTGTAGCCCACAACTTGCTCTTATCTCATGCAGCTGCagttaaaatatatagagaaaaatatcAA GATAAACAAAAAGGACGTATTGGTATTCTACTAGATTTTGTCTGGTATGAATCTCTTACTAGAGGGAAAGCCGACAACTATGCCGCTCAAAGAGCTAGAGACTTTCATGTTGGATG GTTTATACATCCTATAACTTATGGAGAGTATCCGAAAACAATGCAAGAAATTGTTGGTGACCGATTGCCAAAATTCACTAAAGAAGATATTCAAATGGTTAAGGGATCGATTGATTATATTGGAATTAACCAATAcacaacatattatatatatcatgatcCTAGTCAAGATCATCCAAAAGTTAAGGCCTATAGTATGGATTGGCATGCTTCCTTTGCTT ATGCCAAGAATGGAGATCCAATTGGTCCaaag GAACATTCTGATTGGTTATACAATGTTCCGTGGGGACTTTACAAAGCCATCTCATACATTAAGGAGCATTATGGAAATCCTACAATGATTCTAGCTGAAAATG GAATGGATGATCCGGGTAGTGTAGACATTGCTCATGGCCTGAATGATACTTCAAGGATCGAGTACTATAATGCATATATAGGCCAATTAAAGAAGGTTATTGATGACGGTGCAAACGTTGAAGGCTATTTTGCTTGGTCATTGCTCGATAATTTTGAGTGGGCGCTTGGATATACCTCAAGATTTGGTATTACTTATGTTGATTTTGATACACTAGCAAGATATCCCAAAATGTCTGCTAATTGGTTCAAGCAGTTATGCAATCACACTATCTAG